A stretch of Vigna angularis cultivar LongXiaoDou No.4 chromosome 4, ASM1680809v1, whole genome shotgun sequence DNA encodes these proteins:
- the LOC108330678 gene encoding chlorophyll a-b binding protein P4, chloroplastic produces MATVTTQASAAIFRPCASKSRFLTGSSGKLNREVSMRPMGCPPSASFKVEAKKGEWLPGLASPAYLNGSLPGDNGFDPLGLAEDPENLRWYVQAELVNGRWAMLGVAGMLLPEVFTKLGIINAPQWYDAGKAEYFASSSTLFVIEFILFHYVEIRRWQDIKNPGSVNQDPIFKQYSLPAHECGYPGSVFNPLNFAPTLEAKEKELANGRLAMLAFLGFIVQHNVTGKGPFENLLQHLSDPWHNTIINTIRGY; encoded by the exons ATGGCCACCgtcaccacccaagcctccgcCGCCATTTTCCGGCCATGTGCCTCAAAATCTAGGTTTCTAACCGGGTCTTCCGGTAAACTGAACCGGGAAGTGAGTATGAGGCCAATGGGGTGTCCTCCTTCTGCTTCTTTCAAGGTTGAAGCCAAGAAAGGAGAGTGGTTACCAGGCTTGGCCTCCCCAGCTTACCTTAATGGCAG TCTTCCCGGTGACAACGGGTTTGACCCTCTGGGGCTTGCTGAGGACCCAGAGAACTTGAGGTGGTATGTTCAAGCTGAGCTTGTGAATGGACGCTGGGCCATGTTGGGTGTTGCAGGAATGTTGCTTCCTGAGGTTTTCACCAAACTTGGAATCATCAATGCCCCTCAATGGTATGATGCAGGGAAAGCAGAGTACTTTGCTTCATCTTCCACCCTCTTTGTGATTGAGTTCATCCTGTTCCATTATGTGGAGATCAGAAGATGGCAAGACATCAAGAACCCTGGCAGTGTCAACCAAGATCCCATCTTCAAGCAATACAGCTTGCCCGCACACGAGTGTGGATACCCTGGTAGTGTGTTCAACCCCTTGAACTTTGCACCTACTTTGGAGGCCAAGGAGAAGGAACTTGCCAACG GGAGATTGGCTATGTTGGCATTCTTGGGATTCATAGTTCAACACAACGTGACAGGGAAAGGACCGTTTGAGAACCTCTTGCAGCATCTCTCTGACCCATGGCACAACACCATCATCAACACAATTCGTGGCTACTAA